AGGAATCCCTCAAAATTGCGGCAGAAATATGTATCTACACGAACGATAAAATAATAGTAGAGGTTTTATAAACAATGGTTAGGGATGCTTTTTTTACTCCCCGCGAAATCGTCTCGGAACTGGATAAGTACATTGTCGGCCAGGATAAAGCGAAGAGGGCGGTGGCTATCGCCCTTAGGAACCGGTGGAGGAGACAGCGGGTGACCCCGGAGTTGAGAGACGAGATTGCCCCCAAAAATATACTGATGATTGGTCCTACCGGTGTCGGCAAAACGGAGATTGCCCGGAGGTTGGCAAAGCTTGCCCAGGCCCCGTTTCTTAAGGTCGAGGCCTCTAAGTTTACCGAGGTCGGGTACGTCGGCCGGGACGTTGAATCTATGATCCGGGATCTTACGGACATAGCCGTCAAGATGGTGACCGATGAAGAAAAGCAAACGGTGCTTGTAAAAGCCGAGGACCTGGCCGAGGAAAGGATACTCGATTTATTATATCCGAAGAACAAGAATGCGGAATCCGAGCCTTCGAGCGATACTCGGGAAAAATTGAGAAAGCTATTGCGGGAAGGGAAGCTTGACGAAAGATATGTGGATATCGAAGTTGCCTCGAGAAACTTTCCCATACAGGTTTTTACCCCTTCCGGCCTCGAGGAGATGGATGTAAACATTTCGGACATGCTTGGAAACCTTTTCCCCAAGCGCACCAAAAAAAGGAAGGTCCGGGTCCCGGAGGCGATGAAGCTATTGATCCAGGAAGAGGCGGAGAAGCTTGTAGACATGGATAAGGTAGTCAAGCTGGCCATAGAGCGGGTGGAACAGGCCGGGATAGTTTTCATAGATGAGATAGACAAGGTAGCCGGACGCGAAAGCACGGCCGGGCCCGACGTCTCCAGAGAGGGTGTACAGCGGGATTTGCTTCCGATAATAGAGGGATGCACCGTGAACACCAAACACGGTATGGTGAGGACCGACCACATACTTTTCATAGGCGCCGGGGCATTTCACGTCTCAAAGCCCTCTGACCT
This region of Thermodesulfobacteriota bacterium genomic DNA includes:
- the hslU gene encoding ATP-dependent protease ATPase subunit HslU, with protein sequence MVRDAFFTPREIVSELDKYIVGQDKAKRAVAIALRNRWRRQRVTPELRDEIAPKNILMIGPTGVGKTEIARRLAKLAQAPFLKVEASKFTEVGYVGRDVESMIRDLTDIAVKMVTDEEKQTVLVKAEDLAEERILDLLYPKNKNAESEPSSDTREKLRKLLREGKLDERYVDIEVASRNFPIQVFTPSGLEEMDVNISDMLGNLFPKRTKKRKVRVPEAMKLLIQEEAEKLVDMDKVVKLAIERVEQAGIVFIDEIDKVAGRESTAGPDVSREGVQRDLLPIIEGCTVNTKHGMVRTDHILFIGAGAFHVSKPSDLIPELQGRFPIRVELDPLTKEDFIRILTEPKNALIRQYKELLRTENIDLVFKEDSISEIADIAAHVNESTENIGARRLHTILEKILEDVSFNAPDMSRQKFVIDSKYIKEKIEGIVKDRDLSHYIL